The following are encoded together in the Bacillota bacterium genome:
- a CDS encoding DUF1559 domain-containing protein, giving the protein MQMQQHKQAFTLIELLVVIAIIAILAAILFPVFAQAREKARQSACLSNMRQMGLAVNMYIQDYDERFPLDSHTGTNAPWVWVRSLEPYTKTKLLYRCPSDPSTNWTRPLPGFRTVRQTSYVTNFWMLPRLGVDELTTNCAGYNSLASVVAPARTIYIAEAKPNATIDHYHAGAWRWPNDCGTFFLPEDELAMTWHLGGANYTFVDGHAKWMRFEQTWTPDGRIDLHHPGRE; this is encoded by the coding sequence ATGCAGATGCAGCAACACAAGCAAGCCTTTACCCTGATAGAGTTGCTGGTGGTCATTGCGATTATCGCGATACTGGCAGCCATTCTGTTCCCAGTTTTCGCACAGGCGCGCGAAAAGGCACGACAATCTGCCTGTCTGAGCAACATGCGGCAGATGGGGCTGGCGGTCAACATGTATATACAGGACTACGACGAGCGATTCCCTCTGGATTCGCATACGGGTACCAACGCCCCGTGGGTGTGGGTGCGGTCACTGGAGCCGTACACCAAAACGAAGCTGCTTTACCGCTGTCCGTCGGACCCCAGCACCAACTGGACAAGGCCTCTGCCCGGCTTCCGAACGGTGCGTCAGACCAGCTATGTGACCAACTTCTGGATGCTGCCACGATTGGGCGTGGACGAGCTGACCACGAACTGTGCTGGCTACAATAGTCTGGCTTCAGTGGTTGCTCCTGCGCGAACCATCTACATCGCCGAAGCCAAGCCGAACGCCACCATTGACCACTATCATGCTGGCGCATGGCGCTGGCCCAACGATTGCGGTACTTTCTTCTTGCCCGAAGACGAGCTGGCAATGACCTGGCACCTGGGCGGAGCAAACTACACCTTCGTGGACGGTCATGCCAAATGGATGCGCTTCGAGCAGACCTGGACGCCGGATGGACGCATCGACCTGCACCATCCGGGACGCGAGTAG
- a CDS encoding DsrE family protein has protein sequence MKVAYVFIMPRSASYKLAQMILPQLEAGTHGVDVVGMFFFDDNTFVLRKGDPIGERLAKVAKERNILLMMCDMCALERNLAKGKPRWCDPVTGQGLREPAECHVVDTVEGVQVGCFPDLYQALASNPPDMVISL, from the coding sequence TTGAAAGTCGCTTACGTGTTCATCATGCCGCGCTCGGCGTCCTACAAGCTGGCGCAGATGATTCTGCCCCAGCTGGAGGCGGGCACACACGGCGTGGATGTCGTCGGCATGTTCTTCTTCGATGACAACACGTTCGTGCTGCGCAAGGGCGACCCCATCGGGGAGCGTCTGGCAAAGGTCGCGAAGGAGCGAAACATCTTGCTGATGATGTGCGACATGTGCGCTCTGGAGCGCAACCTGGCGAAAGGCAAACCTCGATGGTGCGACCCTGTCACAGGACAGGGGTTGCGTGAGCCTGCCGAGTGCCACGTCGTCGATACGGTCGAAGGAGTGCAGGTAGGCTGTTTCCCCGACCTGTATCAGGCACTGGCGAGTAATCCGCCCGATATGGTCATCTCGCTGTAA
- a CDS encoding PEP-CTERM sorting domain-containing protein (PEP-CTERM proteins occur, often in large numbers, in the proteomes of bacteria that also encode an exosortase, a predicted intramembrane cysteine proteinase. The presence of a PEP-CTERM domain at a protein's C-terminus predicts cleavage within the sorting domain, followed by covalent anchoring to some some component of the (usually Gram-negative) cell surface. Many PEP-CTERM proteins exhibit an unusual sequence composition that includes large numbers of potential glycosylation sites. Expression of one such protein has been shown restore the ability of a bacterium to form floc, a type of biofilm.), protein MKLYRLFGLFIAVLALSVWAFAGEDEHEGDLLLGYEGGVLTILSPEPLTQEPYWLTVNMEPTGLGFYVVDIGFDFAHGDHDHTISPLNGDEPMLKQVTIRQLFVSSELFGVVEGDDAPIFGIGTVGELTLMYDPDDPESVHKHVVFATSDFAPKLWQFQLVNGIAHDGTALGNSLVYTIKFNPVPEPASLAVLATGTGLLLLSRRRR, encoded by the coding sequence ATGAAACTGTATCGACTGTTCGGTCTGTTCATCGCTGTGCTCGCGCTGAGCGTGTGGGCATTCGCAGGTGAAGACGAGCATGAAGGCGACCTCTTGCTGGGATATGAGGGCGGAGTCCTGACGATTCTGTCCCCCGAACCGCTCACGCAAGAGCCGTACTGGCTGACGGTGAACATGGAGCCAACAGGGCTTGGCTTCTACGTGGTGGATATTGGGTTCGACTTCGCCCATGGAGACCACGACCACACCATCAGCCCGCTAAACGGCGATGAACCGATGCTCAAGCAGGTCACTATCCGCCAGCTGTTCGTCAGTTCTGAGCTGTTCGGGGTGGTGGAGGGTGATGACGCCCCCATCTTCGGTATCGGCACTGTGGGCGAGCTGACGCTGATGTATGACCCCGATGACCCGGAGTCCGTCCACAAGCATGTGGTTTTCGCTACGTCCGATTTTGCCCCGAAGCTGTGGCAGTTCCAGCTGGTCAACGGCATCGCCCACGACGGCACTGCGCTGGGCAACTCGCTGGTGTACACTATCAAGTTCAACCCGGTACCCGAGCCAGCCTCTTTAGCGGTGCTGGCAACCGGTACGGGACTGCTGCTGCTGAGCAGGAGGAGGCGATAG
- a CDS encoding all3515 family Zur-repressed PEP-CTERM protein, with protein sequence MKTLKLWAIALLAVLCVSAARAQHHDVYFIGVDGLSTIGSGTYRGLSNPNFGRLTLLFAHYTPGTEHYHPIGAWSYSGPASSPAVNNTNTNNRLPELYQRPTGQEYIYMRPGSGAFAGYYRTGLDTDEYSQLLMQPTGVLAGSTDPAIQRLYNSSGGRWTGMLGDARIGLRLVDITPGLRITLPDGTPILTSVGSVYEIGAGDNFAFLPVFSVAMGSPVQVYSATFQLIDLNNTAGYRPLRDSGVFHFDLYPVPEPSTVAVLGAGLLGLWLRRRK encoded by the coding sequence ATGAAAACACTGAAGCTGTGGGCAATCGCCCTGCTGGCGGTGCTGTGCGTCAGCGCTGCACGCGCCCAACATCATGACGTCTACTTCATAGGAGTCGACGGCTTAAGCACCATCGGCAGCGGTACCTACCGCGGCCTGTCGAACCCGAACTTTGGACGGCTAACCCTGTTGTTTGCCCACTACACGCCGGGAACGGAACACTATCACCCCATCGGCGCGTGGTCGTACAGCGGGCCAGCCAGTTCGCCTGCCGTCAACAACACGAACACGAACAACCGTCTGCCCGAGCTATACCAAAGACCCACCGGGCAGGAGTACATCTACATGCGCCCGGGTAGCGGCGCATTCGCCGGCTACTATCGCACCGGGCTGGATACCGATGAGTACAGCCAGCTGCTGATGCAGCCGACAGGGGTGCTGGCAGGTTCCACTGACCCGGCTATCCAGCGGTTGTATAACTCCTCTGGCGGACGCTGGACGGGAATGCTGGGAGACGCGCGCATCGGTCTGCGTCTGGTAGATATTACACCCGGCTTGCGCATCACCTTGCCCGACGGCACGCCCATCTTGACCAGCGTGGGCAGCGTGTACGAGATTGGGGCAGGCGATAACTTTGCCTTCCTGCCGGTGTTCTCCGTCGCGATGGGGTCGCCCGTGCAGGTCTACTCCGCCACCTTCCAGCTGATAGACCTCAACAACACGGCGGGGTATCGACCTCTGCGCGATTCGGGCGTCTTCCACTTCGACCTGTATCCGGTGCCTGAGCCGTCGACGGTGGCGGTGTTGGGCGCGGGATTACTTGGTCTGTGGCTGCGCCGCAGGAAGTAA
- a CDS encoding polysaccharide deacetylase family protein — protein MAQEVSLAVKLGYKPTDKLLIVNADDVGMSYAANQATIQGMEKGLITTGSIMVPCPWFLQIAEYARTHPKADFGIHLTHTSEWKYYRWGPVGDRCKLRGLIDPQGYLWSDVPQVYQHATPEQAMIEARAQMKMAMDSGIDITHLDSHMGTLQYSDKYFYEVYVPLAKEFNLPVRMGSQDLLAQFGYPDMRQKVLEQGILFPDYLIHGGRKPGESITQYWKRMLRELKPGVTELYIHPALPTEEMQHIAGSWKDRAEEFRLFTTDAEIRRILKEQDVKLIGWRVIRDLQRKGRV, from the coding sequence ATGGCGCAAGAGGTTTCCCTTGCGGTGAAACTGGGCTATAAGCCCACCGACAAGTTACTCATCGTCAACGCGGACGATGTGGGCATGAGCTATGCCGCGAACCAGGCAACCATTCAGGGCATGGAGAAGGGGCTGATTACGACCGGTTCCATCATGGTTCCGTGCCCCTGGTTCCTGCAGATTGCCGAGTATGCTCGCACCCACCCGAAGGCGGATTTCGGCATCCACCTCACGCATACCAGCGAATGGAAGTACTATCGCTGGGGACCGGTGGGCGACCGATGCAAGCTCAGGGGTTTGATAGACCCACAGGGCTATCTGTGGAGCGACGTGCCGCAGGTGTACCAGCACGCGACCCCCGAGCAGGCGATGATCGAAGCTCGCGCCCAGATGAAGATGGCTATGGACAGCGGCATCGACATCACCCATCTCGATTCGCACATGGGCACGCTGCAGTACAGCGACAAGTACTTCTACGAAGTGTATGTGCCGCTGGCGAAGGAGTTCAACCTGCCCGTGCGCATGGGGTCGCAGGATCTGCTGGCGCAGTTCGGCTACCCCGATATGCGTCAGAAAGTGCTGGAGCAGGGCATCCTGTTCCCGGACTACCTGATTCACGGCGGGCGCAAGCCGGGCGAAAGTATCACGCAGTACTGGAAGCGCATGTTGCGGGAACTCAAGCCGGGCGTGACCGAGCTGTACATCCACCCAGCTCTGCCTACCGAGGAGATGCAGCACATCGCCGGCTCATGGAAAGACCGCGCGGAGGAGTTTCGCCTGTTCACTACTGACGCCGAAATCCGCCGCATCCTGAAGGAGCAGGACGTCAAGCTCATCGGGTGGCGGGTCATTCGCGACCTGCAGAGGAAGGGACGGGTGTAA
- a CDS encoding heparinase II/III-family protein, producing MDTRIVKRTSAFFAEPLRRRIRQNVSRFDWAEETARRLVEAAEPWRRMSDDDLWALMFGPTLPRSWMVWSNGYCPTCKQPVPMYDWLIQPWKHPWKVQCPHCKMLFPTNDFEAYYRSGLDEHGVFDPKRADRALLFNTQHPDPNDPLHRFGVDDGTGYAEGENRWRFIGAYLIYEQWKQLVVAGVLNLASAYLVTGEGVYARKAGILLDRIADLYPQFDHKTQSVVYETVQTDGYVSTWHDACEETRLLAIAYDAVFDALRVDAELLQFLSEKAKRFNLPNPKATFADVHQNIEQGLLLDPLRNEHKIASNFPRTPFAKMVLMAVQSYEQNAATVQQMLDETLQKATAVDGVTGEKGLANYSASGVRAIAHIVGLFDRVSPNLLPRAVERFRLRDTFRFHLDTWIFGRYYPLIGDTGIIGQQITQYCGVDFLRLPALGTGIFEPHPLFNPSLFTFFWRLYELTGDVDFVRLLYQANGKSVDGLPHDLLADNPARFQQRVKRVIAQHGTTFSQSSVNKSQWHLAILRSGRGEHERAVWIDYDSGNSHGHHDALNVGMFAFGLDLMVDFGYPPVQYGGWYSDKVLWYYSTAAHNTVVVDGQKQRVEAGKSTLWVPAERVRTVRVCAPEVYGIRQYERTLVMVDVSEKDFYVLDIFRVVGGSTHDKFVHSTFGQIRLQEARRNAPKPKEYADAVMRQFQRIQRRDPNAPLTVDWQVEDRRGYRSSGEKVTLRCIELTPEAEAYTCEGWVSVTGYTGTEQAWIPRLLVRRRGGATLASTFVAVLVPFEGETCPVAAVRRLPLLASSGDPYADNHVAVEVTLHDGERHLLVAMDVEDPLRRPPSFRRRRRVKVPEWGELPSVQLLVLQTRGEGRMRNMPLLVPHG from the coding sequence ATGGATACTCGCATCGTGAAGCGCACAAGCGCTTTCTTCGCAGAGCCTCTGCGACGCAGGATACGCCAGAACGTGAGCCGTTTCGACTGGGCAGAAGAGACCGCCAGACGCCTCGTAGAGGCTGCCGAACCCTGGCGGCGGATGAGTGACGACGACCTGTGGGCGTTGATGTTTGGTCCCACTCTGCCGCGTTCGTGGATGGTCTGGTCCAACGGATACTGCCCCACGTGTAAACAGCCTGTCCCGATGTACGACTGGCTGATACAACCGTGGAAGCACCCGTGGAAGGTGCAGTGTCCACATTGCAAGATGCTGTTTCCCACCAACGACTTTGAGGCGTACTACCGCTCGGGGCTGGACGAGCATGGCGTTTTCGACCCGAAGCGTGCCGACCGCGCTCTGCTGTTCAACACCCAGCATCCCGACCCCAACGACCCCCTGCACCGCTTTGGCGTGGATGACGGCACGGGCTATGCGGAGGGCGAGAACCGCTGGCGGTTCATCGGCGCGTATCTGATTTACGAGCAGTGGAAGCAGCTGGTGGTGGCAGGTGTATTGAACCTGGCGTCCGCTTATCTCGTGACTGGAGAGGGAGTGTACGCGCGGAAGGCAGGCATCCTGCTCGACCGCATCGCCGACCTGTATCCTCAGTTCGACCATAAAACGCAGTCCGTGGTGTACGAGACCGTGCAGACCGACGGCTACGTTTCCACGTGGCACGATGCCTGCGAAGAGACGCGCCTGCTGGCGATAGCCTATGATGCCGTGTTCGATGCCCTGCGCGTGGATGCGGAGCTGTTACAGTTCCTCTCTGAGAAGGCAAAGCGGTTCAATCTGCCAAATCCCAAAGCCACCTTTGCCGACGTCCATCAGAACATCGAGCAGGGGTTGCTGTTAGACCCTCTGCGCAACGAACACAAGATTGCCAGCAATTTCCCCCGCACGCCCTTCGCGAAGATGGTATTGATGGCGGTGCAGAGCTACGAGCAAAACGCGGCGACCGTCCAGCAGATGCTAGATGAGACCCTGCAGAAGGCGACCGCCGTCGACGGTGTGACCGGCGAGAAAGGTCTGGCGAACTATTCGGCTTCGGGTGTGCGTGCCATTGCGCACATCGTCGGGCTGTTTGACCGCGTCTCCCCCAACCTGCTACCGCGGGCGGTAGAGCGGTTCCGCCTGCGCGACACGTTCCGATTCCATCTGGACACGTGGATTTTCGGGCGCTATTATCCGCTCATCGGCGATACAGGCATCATCGGGCAGCAGATAACCCAGTATTGTGGCGTCGATTTCCTGCGCCTGCCTGCACTGGGCACAGGCATCTTCGAACCCCATCCCCTGTTCAACCCGTCGCTATTCACCTTCTTCTGGAGGCTGTATGAGCTGACGGGAGACGTCGACTTTGTGCGCTTGCTGTATCAGGCTAACGGCAAGTCGGTAGATGGCTTGCCCCATGACCTGCTGGCGGATAACCCGGCGCGGTTCCAGCAGCGAGTGAAGCGGGTCATCGCTCAACACGGCACGACGTTCTCACAGAGTAGCGTCAACAAAAGCCAGTGGCACCTGGCGATTCTGCGTTCGGGGCGGGGGGAGCATGAGCGCGCCGTGTGGATAGACTACGACTCGGGCAACAGCCACGGACACCATGACGCGCTGAACGTGGGGATGTTCGCGTTCGGGCTCGACCTGATGGTGGACTTTGGCTACCCGCCCGTGCAATACGGCGGCTGGTATTCCGACAAGGTGCTGTGGTACTACTCCACCGCCGCGCACAACACGGTGGTCGTCGACGGTCAAAAACAGCGGGTGGAGGCGGGGAAAAGTACCCTGTGGGTGCCTGCCGAGCGTGTGCGGACGGTGAGGGTATGCGCGCCCGAAGTCTACGGTATTCGGCAGTATGAACGGACGCTGGTCATGGTGGACGTCTCCGAGAAAGACTTCTATGTACTGGACATCTTCCGCGTGGTCGGCGGCAGCACGCACGACAAGTTTGTGCACAGTACCTTCGGTCAGATACGCCTTCAGGAGGCGCGCCGCAACGCACCCAAACCCAAGGAATACGCCGATGCCGTGATGCGACAGTTTCAACGAATCCAGCGGCGCGACCCGAATGCTCCGTTGACAGTGGACTGGCAAGTGGAAGACCGCCGCGGCTACCGCTCCAGCGGGGAGAAGGTCACCTTGCGATGCATCGAACTGACGCCGGAGGCGGAGGCATACACCTGTGAGGGATGGGTCTCGGTGACGGGCTACACAGGTACAGAACAGGCGTGGATACCGCGCCTTCTCGTGCGGCGCAGGGGTGGAGCGACTCTGGCATCCACCTTCGTGGCGGTGCTGGTACCTTTCGAGGGCGAGACCTGTCCGGTGGCTGCTGTGCGTCGCTTGCCCCTGCTCGCCTCCAGCGGCGACCCGTATGCGGACAACCATGTGGCGGTAGAGGTGACCCTGCACGACGGCGAACGGCATCTGCTGGTGGCGATGGACGTGGAAGACCCGTTGCGCCGTCCGCCCAGTTTCCGCAGGCGCCGCCGCGTGAAGGTGCCCGAGTGGGGCGAACTGCCGTCGGTTCAGCTGCTGGTGCTGCAAACGAGAGGGGAAGGACGGATGAGGAACATGCCGCTGCTGGTGCCTCATGGATGA
- a CDS encoding STN domain-containing protein — protein sequence MRMKWLWVLALLALVLGTVGPVYSQQGGGESPRITLNLESASIADALKLLFRSVGYNYTLDESVVGGYVTVSLKDVTFETALRTILRSANPPLTYRVDGGVYIITPKVETYETTTAEPTIEEQPQPQVRTEKIVLQHLDSLAIAQLLGGTAIALNQTGWTYSGGGYGGWGGYGGYGGFGGYGGFGGWGGSGWAGGGWGGYGGGFGGWGGGLGGWGGGFGGWGGGGFNRGGWGGGFNRGGWGGGFNRGGWGGGGFNRGGWGGGWGGF from the coding sequence ATGCGGATGAAGTGGCTGTGGGTTCTGGCGTTGCTGGCGCTCGTCCTGGGCACAGTAGGCCCGGTGTACAGTCAGCAAGGGGGCGGTGAGTCGCCTCGCATCACGCTGAATCTGGAGTCCGCCAGCATTGCCGACGCTCTGAAGTTGCTGTTCCGCTCCGTCGGCTACAACTACACGCTGGACGAGTCGGTGGTGGGTGGTTACGTCACCGTCTCGCTAAAGGACGTCACCTTCGAGACGGCACTGCGCACGATTTTGCGCTCGGCCAACCCGCCATTGACGTACCGCGTGGACGGCGGCGTGTACATCATCACGCCCAAGGTGGAAACGTATGAAACCACCACAGCCGAGCCGACGATAGAAGAGCAGCCGCAGCCCCAGGTTCGTACCGAGAAGATTGTGCTGCAGCACCTGGACTCGCTGGCTATCGCCCAGCTGCTTGGCGGAACCGCCATCGCACTGAACCAGACCGGCTGGACCTATAGTGGCGGCGGTTACGGCGGCTGGGGCGGTTACGGCGGCTACGGCGGCTTCGGCGGCTACGGCGGCTTCGGCGGCTGGGGCGGCAGCGGCTGGGCTGGCGGCGGCTGGGGCGGCTATGGCGGCGGCTTCGGCGGCTGGGGCGGTGGCCTCGGCGGCTGGGGCGGCGGTTTCGGCGGCTGGGGCGGTGGCGGCTTCAACCGCGGTGGTTGGGGCGGCGGCTTCAACCGCGGTGGTTGGGGCGGCGGCTTCAACCGTGGCGGCTGGGGCGGTGGTGGCTTCAACCGCGGCGGTTGGGGAGGCGGCTGGGGAGGCTTCTAG